A genomic segment from Mytilus trossulus isolate FHL-02 unplaced genomic scaffold, PNRI_Mtr1.1.1.hap1 h1tg000424l__unscaffolded, whole genome shotgun sequence encodes:
- the LOC134702190 gene encoding heat shock 70 kDa protein 12A-like: MADTDDIKHNKLFVASIDFGTTYSGYAVCTRDEYKKNPNNPKMKVREWNEGSHITDKAPTCVLFNPDQEFDCFGYDAMNKFRTNPNNFDFRKWYYFEHFKMMLFKEKDMLTKETMLEESLDVKNIEMKKKMKAVYVFAEVIKYFIEDLVQSKNQQGTVFTNDDFHWVITVPAIWDLKAKQFMRDAAKQAGISRDNLTLALEPEAASMYCRKVPVGVKEDDDGGKTIAAMEVGSKYVVLDQGGGTTDIAVHEVTGKNTLKEIHQACGGHWGGITVNGEFYNFLVRLLGGDVINEVKMNNPSDYYQLLYNFEHTKTSFTDDHSNSPNDKQTIRVPYSWLRHFKTITDCELEDTVKQSTFKGQITLKKDKLRIKNELFRKFFDYSLTHIIEEMEDLLKKKQLEGVETILIVGGHSKSTVLTNAIYKHFGNQYGIVIPKNPDIAVMKGAVLFGFNPEMITSRVSQYTYGIAMQRPFIPGVDLESKKKELVNGLVDNVFDKHVEIGQVVSIGEFLPEHDYVPAAREYTAVHFEFYATKSKNPQYVTDDGCSCIGVLYFELTDISKRKDMTLKLNVSGTEIVAMITEKSTGKLSNGYFSLLE, from the exons ATGGCTGACACTGAT GATATAAAACATAACAAGCTGTTTGTCGCTTCTATAGACTTTGGGACAACCTATTCTGGATATGCCGTTTGTACTCGGGATGAATACAAGAAAAATCCAAACAACCCAAAAATGAAGGTTCGAGAATGGAATGAAGGATCCCACATAACAGATAAAGCTCCGACATGTGTTCTGTTTAATCCAGATCAAGAGTTTGATTGTTTTGGGTATGATGCAATGAATAAATTTCGGACAAACCCAAACAATTTCGATTTCAGGAAATGGTACTACTTTGaacatttcaaaatgatgttattcaaagaaaag GACATGTTGACGAAGGAAACAATGCTAGAAGAATCACTGGATGTCAAAAACATAgaaatgaagaagaaaatgaaagCAGTTTATGTTTTTGCTGAggtcataaaatatttcatagaagATCTCGTGCAGTCTAAAAACCAACAAGGAACCGTATTCACAAACGACGACTTCCATTGGGTGATTACAGTTCCCGCCATCTGGGATCTTAAAGCCAAACAGTTTATGCGTGATGCAGCAAAACAG GCTGGTATATCACGTGATAATTTGACCTTGGCATTGGAACCAGAAGCTGCATCAATGTACTGTCGTAAAGTACCGGTCGGTGTTAAAGAGGATGATGATGGCGGGAAAACTATTGCAGCAATGGAGGTTGGGTCAAAATATGTTGTTCTAGATCAAGGCG GAGGAACAACAGATATAGCCGTACACGAGGTTACTGGAAAGAATACATTGAAAGAAATTCACCAAGCGTGCGGGGGACATTGGGGTGGAATCACAGTCAATGGAGAGTTTTACAACTTTTTGGTAAGACTTCTTGGTGGAGACGTCATTAATGAAGTCAAAATGAACAATCCTTCCGATTATTACCAATTACTTTATAATTTTGAGCATACAAAGACTTCTTTCACAGATGATCACTCGAACTCACCAAATGACAAGCAAACCATACGAGTGCCATATTCATGGTTGcgacattttaaaacaattacagATTGCGAGTTAGAAGACACTGTCAAACAATCCACGTTTAAAGGGCAGATAACACTAAAAAAGGACAAATTGAGGATAAAAAATGAACTTTTCAGAAAATTCTTTGATTATTCTCTTACACATATCATTGAAGAAATGGAAGACCTGCTAAAGAAAAAACAGCTGGAAGGAGTTGAGACAATTTTAATTGTTGGCGGCCATTCCAAGTCTACAGTTCTTACAAATGCCATCTACAAACATTTTGGAAACCAGTACGGTATTGTTATTCCGAAAAATCCAGATATTGCAGTGATGAAAGGTGCTGTTTTATTTGGATTCAATCCAGAAATGATCACAAGTCGAGTTTCCCAATACACCTACGGTATAGCTATGCAACGACCTTTTATCCCAGGCGTCGACCTCGAATCCAAGAAAAAAGAATTAGTAAATGGTCTTGTCGACAatgtttttgataaacatgttgAAATTGGTCAAGTTGTTAGTATTGGAGAATTTTTACCAGAACATGATTATGTTCCAGCTGCCAGAGAGTACACAGCAGTTCATTTTGAGTTCTATGCAACCAAAAGCAAGAATCCGCAGTATGTTACCGATGACGGCTGTAGTTGTATAGGAGTGCTTTATTTTGAATTGACCGATATTTCTAAACGAAAAGACATGACGCTCAAACTAAATGTGAGTGGAACGGAAATTGTCGCGATGATAACTGAAAAATCAACGGGTAAACTAAGTAACGGTTACTTCAGTCTACTCGAATAG